The following nucleotide sequence is from Aspergillus luchuensis IFO 4308 DNA, chromosome 1, nearly complete sequence.
cataatctatttataatagagcAGGTTGTTGCTTTGTTGTCCACTCATATAAGCTGGTAGGAAGGAGGGCCCCAGGCTGCTCCAAGAGAAGGCGAATCGAACTCCAACCCCGCTCCTCCTTCTAGTCATGTACTGTCTACGCCGAATTCGGCGCATCTAAAAGACAGAATTCGACCTCTCCCCCCGTCTACCTACTGAGGGGATAAGAAGATCCAGAGGGGAGTGGGTCGCCAATCCACTTCTCAGATTAGCGTGGCTTGTCCGCTGTCCCGGCTCTTCCGAGCTTTGCCAGGGTTCGTCTGTCACGTCCGGCCTCAGTACCTCTCCCGATGCTACTGTTGTCAGATACGCGGGGTTGTGGAGTACTCTTGTCTCCCTGGACTTCTGCCCCCAAGTCCCTAAGAAGGCTGCCACGCTGTGTCGTTTGAAAGAGTCTGGTTCCGTCATTATCCGTCGTCGGATATACTAGTAGTCCACTAGGTTCGTTACGATCGCAACCCGTCCTCACAGGCAGTGCTGGTATGCGAAGGAGTAATTATGGTACGCCTTTCACAGATAAATGACTTATAATAGAGTTATCTTATCAGAAGCTCAGGGACGCCACTTCTTTGAAGAATGTGCAGGATTGTATCACAAATGAGAAATGAGAATCAATATACTCAACTGGTTGTCCCCGGCCATTCCTGGACGTGGAGATGACAGAAAGGCCTCTCTGGTCGGGCAGTCGAACTGGGATGTGCAATTACCTTACTTGGAACATATCAGCATGCATGAACTAGCAATGCTCGCTTGGATTTAGTgtccagccagccactgTGGGATCATCCCGCGGGTACAGCATGCTAGGTATGCACCTTGCTGCATGCTTGACCAATCAACAAGTGTCACGCAATCAGATTCAGTCAATATACACGCAAGGCCTGTTCAATTCAGCTGAGCTTGCGCACAGATTCACATAACTCCCTACCCCTGGATGCAGAGCTCGTGCAAACTTCCATGTATAATGCAACGGTCGGAGATATAAGCATTGGATTATCTACACTAAAAGAGCTGCAGTGCCataatatcaagaaagaTGCTCGATATGTGCGTCAGGTGGCATTTAATCATGCATTGGCCGGCATTGCCGAGGTGCTTTGTGAAGCGGACGAGGTACTTCAGATCTCGAACATCGGTATCTGGAATGAAAGATTAGCAGCGACTCAGGTGAAGAGATCGCACCTACCAGATGAGACACTGCACACACCATCGATTTACAGTTTGTCTGTAATGAGTGGTGGGTCCCACGATTGAGTCTGTGCTGTAGAGAAACCGCATATCACTTCCCAGAACAATGGAAGTTTATGCATGTATACATTACCAGCTGAACTGTGGGGCTTTGTTAGATTAATCTCTCTACCCTCCATGGGGTTGTGTCCTTCCATGTCCTACTTACATCGATTTTCTCTGCGAGCAATTATCTGACAACCCCCGTACACGAACAGCAGATTGACCAGACTGAAGGCAAAATGTTTGACAAGCTAAAAAAGAAGCTACACCATCACAAGAACAAAAGCCATGCTGCCGCTGCACCTGTGAGTATCAAGTAGAGATATGTCGTGTTGTTGTGTAAAGCTCACATATTCATCTAGGAGTTGCCGAAGGCAGCTGATGCGAGGGTACCTTTCCCTGgactcgaagaagagaagaaactcCCAACCAGGAAAGCTGCAAATTTGTCGCACGCCGACCCACAGCCTGCACCACAGCCAAATGCTTTTGCAAAAGATCTCTGGTGGGACGCCCTCCAGAAACTGCCCGCTGCGAAGCAGACTCAACTGAAGAGCATGGGCTTCGGAAAGATCGGCTCGGGGGAATCGGTCGAGACTGGTATCGACGATCTCGTGGAGGCTGTCAATAAGAAGCAGGAAGAGTGTGAAAAGAAATTCTGGCGTGTCTCAGTTGGAGATAACGACATCGTCCTGCGGAACTATACAACGAAGATCGTCGGTTGGGTGCAGAAAGCCGGTGATATTGCAATCCAGTTCGCACCGCCGCAAGCTAGTATGCCATGGTCTGTTATCAAGTCCCTCATGCAGGTAGGTGCTTCACAGGAGTTTATCTATTCGATTGTACATGCAAAACTCACAATAATCAGGTCCCCGTCATTGAAGGGGAACAGATGGCCGCCTTGCTAGGAGCCACTGAGAAGATTGTTCGCATCGTCAGTCGGGGACAAGTCTATGAACAAGTGTACTTGTCAAATGTCCCCGGTTCACCCGAAGATAAACTATCGAAGGGTCTGCAGGATGCCTTATTGAGGATCTACACTACCTCGTTGGAGCTTCTAGCAGATTCGGGCGGTCTCTTCTCTAAGAATACTGCTCATAGGACCCTTGATGCGATCCTGAACCCGGGAAATGTTTCCAGCGGGCTCTCAGCTCTTGCACAGCAAGAAGATGAGCTTCTTCGTGATGTCCAAGCATGTGAGACTCGACGcagtgcagcagcagatgatCGAATGATCGGGATGCTTGACGCTCTGAATGCTCCATTAACACGAGTGGATAAGAATGTACAGACTCTTCTTGaagggatggagaaggaagggcGCATTGCATTGCTGGAATGGATTTCGTCGGTGCCGTTTGGTGACCATCATGGCAACgtgaaagaggggaggacaCCCGGAACGGGTGAATGGCTGCTACAAGACAGTAATTTCTGTAGTTGGGAAGAAGCCAGCTCATCTGGTATTTTCTGGCTTCAAGGTTCTCGTAAGTCTTCAGTACACTCACCATCTGTTCTTCCATACTAAAGCAAAGCTAGCCGGTACGGGAAAGACGTACCTTACATCGCGAGTCATCGATCTTTATCAGAGCATGCTGAGCGACCCTCCCAAAGATGAGGGCTTCGCCTTCTTTTACTGCAACAGGAATGAAGAGGATCGTGGAAAGGCACTGTCTGTTTTCCGAAGCTATGTGCGCCAACTTTCCACTACCCCGGCCAGTCCCGAATCAATCCAGACTGAGTTGAAGGAGGCATGCTCGAAGGCTCGAGAAAGCGGATCAAAGCTCAGCTTCGAAACCTGCAAGGAATTAATTGCTGAGTCTTTGAAAGTGTACCCGAAGACTACGCTGGTGATTGACGCTCTCGACGAATGTGACCCAGAATCCCGCGATATCATAATTGATGCGCTGAACACTCTTGTGTCTGAAACGAACAATACCGTCAAAATATTTATCTCAAGTCGACCTGATCCGGATATCCAAGCTCTATTGGTGGGGAGTACCAGTGTCGCTATTCAAGCAAGTCACAATCAAGCCGACATCCAGAAATTTCTCGAAATACAACTGGACAACCTCGCCAGAAAGACCGCCTTCATTGGCCGGATGAAGGCAAAGATCATTGCTAAGCTTCTGGAAGGTTGCCAGGGAATGTAAGATTCCGGGACCACCCATCCATTAGTGCAAGGTCGCTAATACTCGATAGGTTTCAATGGGCGTCGTTGCAGGTTCACCAAATTTTCAGATGTAGAACTGAGTCAAGCGCTTGGAAGCGGCTCGAAAACCTTCCAGAGGATCTTCAGAAGGCTTATGATGAGATATGGAATGAGATTGAAGCCTTAGAGGAGCCAGACAAGACCCTCACTAAACGCGCGTTGACATGGGTAATGGCCGCACACAAGCCCATGAAGACCAATATGCTCCTATCTGCGATCCGTGTTGGTTCAaaagatgacgaagaattcTTGGCTGATGAAATTGACGAGCAAGGGTTACTATCGCTTTGTAACAACTTCCTTGTGATTGATTCAAAGATGGGGGTGTGGCGTTTCTCACATGCTTCGGTCATAGAATACTTGGAAAGCAGGCACAGTTGGACCCTTCCTCAGGCACATTGCCACGCCGCTACTGCTTGTCTCTCGTTTTTCATCAACGTCTACGAGGATGGTCTGGAAACTGTGCCCAATGAAGAGCTGCAGGAGTTCTGGCGGAGCGAAGAGTCCATTCCAGATGGAAagttcgacatcatcgacatACGGAACCCATTTCACATCTACATTAGACACTACTGGGTCGTCCACGTGCACGGATCCGGCTGTTTAGAAGAAAGCACGGTGGCATCCCTTTTGAAGACCTTCCTCGGGGCTCCCGATGACAGCAGTGTACAATATCGGACATGGTACAGGCAAGTGCGGC
It contains:
- a CDS encoding uncharacterized protein (COG:S;~EggNog:ENOG410PM6C;~InterPro:IPR002110,IPR027417,IPR007111,IPR036770, IPR020683;~PFAM:PF05729,PF12796;~go_function: GO:0005515 - protein binding [Evidence IEA]) — translated: MFDKLKKKLHHHKNKSHAAAAPELPKAADARVPFPGLEEEKKLPTRKAANLSHADPQPAPQPNAFAKDLWWDALQKLPAAKQTQLKSMGFGKIGSGESVETGIDDLVEAVNKKQEECEKKFWRVSVGDNDIVLRNYTTKIVGWVQKAGDIAIQFAPPQASMPWSVIKSLMQVPVIEGEQMAALLGATEKIVRIVSRGQVYEQVYLSNVPGSPEDKLSKGLQDALLRIYTTSLELLADSGGLFSKNTAHRTLDAILNPGNVSSGLSALAQQEDELLRDVQACETRRSAAADDRMIGMLDALNAPLTRVDKNVQTLLEGMEKEGRIALLEWISSVPFGDHHGNVKEGRTPGTGEWLLQDSNFCSWEEASSSGIFWLQGSPGTGKTYLTSRVIDLYQSMLSDPPKDEGFAFFYCNRNEEDRGKALSVFRSYVRQLSTTPASPESIQTELKEACSKARESGSKLSFETCKELIAESLKVYPKTTLVIDALDECDPESRDIIIDALNTLVSETNNTVKIFISSRPDPDIQALLVGSTSVAIQASHNQADIQKFLEIQLDNLARKTAFIGRMKAKIIAKLLEGCQGMFQWASLQVHQIFRCRTESSAWKRLENLPEDLQKAYDEIWNEIEALEEPDKTLTKRALTWVMAAHKPMKTNMLLSAIRVGSKDDEEFLADEIDEQGLLSLCNNFLVIDSKMGVWRFSHASVIEYLESRHSWTLPQAHCHAATACLSFFINVYEDGLETVPNEELQEFWRSEESIPDGKFDIIDIRNPFHIYIRHYWVVHVHGSGCLEESTVASLLKTFLGAPDDSSVQYRTWYRQVRLDASMKPLLDNSTGWDISGFDSNTFNYYRPLRELLYIKIGYIWGSELEPEDAAVFAMCRFAFDKILWGWWENSDINISRLNQRGHDLLTVAAIGGSVPICQHLIAKGVDVNFRIAAEGDNIDYGNALVAAAHKGRTAAVRCLVESGADVNMSYSYGQGRFRNALVAAVDGGHLETVKYLVQTAKADPNIPPEDTDYLGSALGRAIVLKNHEMVKCLVDAGADVSKPLGSIDYYSALEAATHKGQLKTVKYLVEKGADVNMVSQPCSLEGCFHHGTAIEAAAHAGKIDVVRYLAQEAHAEVNVAHSYGHGSPLVAALAGDKSRWDGDDGADEDGVDYLATVRCLIHEAGADVNLPLRCGEYGSALAAADELHEVKLLLEAGADVNMPLTQGNYGSALAATVATSRDPEILEALLEAGANLNMPLPGGEYGSALAAASAENQTEAVKVLLQAGADANMQIPYGSYGSALTAASAKDNTEVVGILLEAGADVNMQVTVGEYGNALIAAASGYAATETIECLLKSGADVNALPTVGIHGSALAAAFDYDITKCLLEAGANVNAHLPRGDYGSALAAAASRNLSDIVRTLMDAGADANMPLQSGKYTNAFEAAIDGWDLDILKAFIDAKADVNQPLKKQDYGNAITKAAMSEYDIDKLEFLIEAGADVNQTNPEAEYATALIAAAFFGLKDSAKRLIEAGADVNIQLDRAHLPTALQAAQIAVMKEEIEKFKTYCSTDERVAAEVKALEDGRAEVAELLRQHGAAS